Proteins encoded by one window of Acidipropionibacterium virtanenii:
- the lepB gene encoding signal peptidase I — translation MAHQRRQSGSSAPETQQDNPAGWQKFRSGLTEIVLIVVGALIISSVIRAFVGQLFVIPSGSMEQTLEIGDRVVAMKAIHFKRGDIVVFKDSQHWLGAGPAERSAGGKFFEFVGLLPNTSSNYLIKRVIGMPGDTVACCDPKGRVTVNGKALDESSYLYQVDGQTVAPSTMSFKVVVPAGRIFVMGDHRNESGDSRYHLEDISTGQYQGSTAFIPQDDVVGPARAIFVPLSRFKVLHIPATFESVPAPSAAGPKKAQICVGTSCSP, via the coding sequence GTGGCACACCAGCGACGACAATCTGGCAGTTCGGCCCCCGAGACGCAGCAGGACAACCCCGCCGGGTGGCAGAAGTTCCGCAGTGGACTCACCGAGATCGTTCTCATCGTGGTCGGTGCCCTGATCATCTCCTCGGTCATCCGGGCATTCGTCGGACAGCTCTTCGTGATTCCGTCGGGTTCCATGGAGCAGACCCTGGAGATCGGTGACCGGGTCGTGGCGATGAAGGCGATCCATTTCAAACGCGGAGACATCGTCGTCTTCAAGGACTCCCAGCACTGGCTGGGGGCCGGGCCCGCTGAGCGCTCCGCCGGCGGCAAGTTCTTCGAGTTCGTCGGCCTGCTGCCCAACACCAGCTCGAACTACCTCATCAAGCGGGTCATCGGAATGCCCGGCGACACGGTGGCCTGCTGCGACCCGAAGGGGCGCGTCACCGTCAACGGCAAGGCTCTCGACGAGTCGTCCTACCTCTATCAGGTCGACGGCCAGACCGTCGCGCCCTCCACCATGTCCTTCAAGGTGGTGGTGCCCGCGGGACGGATCTTCGTGATGGGAGACCACCGAAATGAGTCCGGCGACTCCCGATACCACCTCGAGGACATCTCCACCGGCCAGTACCAGGGGTCGACGGCGTTCATTCCCCAGGACGACGTGGTCGGCCCGGCGAGGGCCATCTTCGTGCCATTGTCGAGATTCAAAGTGCTTCACATACCCGCCACCTTCGAGTCGGTCCCCGCACCGAGCGCCGCCGGTCCGAAGAAGGCTCAGATCTGCGTCGGGACCAGTTGCTCCCCGTGA
- a CDS encoding ribonuclease HII: MRIGPGPRGPERLLRRAGLGPVAGCDEAGRGACAGPLVAAAAILQDGPAGRIEELDDSKRLTARARDRCFDRILERARAVAWVQIPACECDRLGIQEADIQALRRAVARLAIRPGYVISDGFAVDGLDCPGLGMWKGDATCACVAAASVVAKVVRDRIMVAMDAELPGYGFAIHKGYGTAMHQECLNLLGPSPQHRLSYANVAASARVHTS; encoded by the coding sequence ATGAGGATAGGGCCGGGTCCGAGGGGTCCCGAGAGGCTGCTGCGCCGTGCCGGTCTGGGGCCTGTGGCCGGTTGCGACGAGGCCGGCAGAGGAGCCTGCGCCGGTCCGCTGGTGGCGGCCGCCGCGATCCTCCAGGACGGCCCCGCCGGTCGCATTGAGGAGCTCGACGACTCGAAGAGACTGACTGCCAGGGCCCGGGACCGCTGCTTCGACCGGATCCTTGAGCGCGCCCGGGCCGTGGCCTGGGTGCAGATTCCCGCCTGCGAGTGCGACCGCCTCGGCATCCAGGAGGCCGATATCCAGGCACTTCGGCGGGCGGTCGCCAGACTCGCGATACGTCCCGGATACGTCATCAGCGACGGATTCGCGGTGGACGGGCTCGACTGTCCCGGTCTGGGCATGTGGAAGGGGGACGCCACCTGCGCCTGCGTGGCGGCCGCCTCCGTGGTCGCCAAGGTGGTCCGTGACCGGATCATGGTCGCCATGGACGCGGAGCTTCCCGGCTACGGATTCGCGATCCACAAGGGCTACGGGACCGCGATGCACCAGGAGTGCCTGAACCTCCTGGGCCCGAGCCCCCAGCATCGTCTCTCGTATGCCAATGTGGCCGCCTCGGCTAGAGTTCACACATCATGA
- a CDS encoding DUF2469 domain-containing protein, whose protein sequence is MSTEDLDEYESRMELELYREYKDVVGIFTYAVETERRFYLCNAVDLKVRTEGGDVYYEVSMGDAWVWDMYRPARFVKTAKVLTFRDVSIEEIVHSELEVPDK, encoded by the coding sequence ATGAGTACCGAGGATCTTGACGAGTACGAGAGCCGCATGGAGCTGGAGCTCTACCGCGAGTACAAGGACGTCGTGGGGATCTTCACCTACGCGGTGGAGACCGAACGGCGGTTCTACCTCTGCAACGCCGTGGACCTCAAGGTCCGCACCGAGGGCGGTGACGTCTACTACGAGGTGTCCATGGGCGACGCCTGGGTGTGGGACATGTACCGGCCGGCCCGCTTCGTCAAGACCGCCAAGGTCCTCACCTTCCGCGACGTGTCGATCGAGGAGATCGTCCATTCCGAGCTCGAGGTTCCCGACAAGTAG
- a CDS encoding YraN family protein, which produces MSTTSESDPVPTTARGAALRSRRGLRSQLGSWGEDVAIQHLRGLGWQIVARNWACDRGEIDVVALEPGRPRTLVFVEVKCRSGLGYGSPLESITAAKQRKLHELALAWLASHQVPVPRVRIDAVGVVRRPGTEPLIDHVRGIGR; this is translated from the coding sequence ATGTCCACCACATCAGAGTCAGATCCCGTTCCGACCACCGCCAGGGGTGCCGCACTGCGATCCCGGCGCGGGCTCAGGTCGCAGCTGGGCAGTTGGGGCGAGGACGTCGCGATCCAGCACCTGCGCGGGCTGGGCTGGCAGATCGTCGCCCGGAACTGGGCCTGCGACCGGGGTGAGATCGATGTCGTCGCGCTGGAGCCCGGCAGGCCCCGCACCCTGGTCTTCGTCGAGGTGAAGTGCCGGTCCGGGCTGGGATACGGAAGTCCGCTGGAGTCGATCACCGCGGCCAAGCAGCGCAAACTCCACGAGTTGGCACTGGCCTGGCTCGCCAGCCACCAGGTTCCGGTCCCGAGGGTGCGGATCGACGCCGTGGGAGTGGTGAGGCGTCCCGGAACCGAGCCCCTGATAGACCATGTGCGGGGGATCGGCAGATGA
- a CDS encoding YifB family Mg chelatase-like AAA ATPase: protein MIGASAWSVALVGIEGTMVEVEAATGGGLPRTILVGLPDTALYEARDRCRAAVAAAGLAWPSQLLTINLTPASLPKAGTHFDLAIAAAALACVQVVPPTLLDSTVLLGELGLDSRVRPVRGVLPALLAARAAGFEQAVVPAGQLREARLVDGLTVWPVGDLNDLVEVLSGRPVLTGPVERGEQEPGPSSAGDLNEVIGQQEARFALEVAAAGRHHILFRGAPGCGKSMLAARLPTILPPLDRGEALEVTAVHSLAGTNPGGSLITLPPLSEPHHSVSMAAMVGGGARVARPGAITLAHRGVLFLDEAPEFPPRILDALRGPLETGWVTIGRSLAQTRYPARFQLVMALNPCPCGGADDPSGRCRCSPQQVLRYAARLSGPVLDRVDLHQRMRPLTSAHLLGADVMPIPESSAVVAARVVEARDRAARRLEGTPWRVNAEVSGAYLRRGLPMCADAGLIEDALSHGRLSARGVDKVLRIAWTLADLAGTDRIASAQLRLAMALRRGEVS, encoded by the coding sequence ATGATCGGAGCCAGCGCATGGTCGGTGGCCCTGGTGGGCATCGAGGGCACCATGGTCGAGGTGGAGGCCGCCACCGGGGGAGGACTTCCCCGGACCATACTGGTCGGGCTCCCGGACACCGCCCTGTACGAGGCACGCGACCGGTGCCGGGCGGCGGTGGCCGCGGCCGGGCTGGCCTGGCCCTCCCAACTGCTCACCATCAACCTCACCCCCGCCTCGCTGCCCAAGGCCGGCACCCACTTCGATCTCGCGATCGCCGCAGCGGCCCTGGCCTGCGTCCAGGTCGTGCCGCCCACTCTGCTCGACAGCACCGTTCTGCTGGGAGAGCTCGGGCTCGACAGCAGGGTCCGGCCGGTGCGCGGCGTGCTTCCCGCACTGCTCGCGGCGCGTGCTGCCGGCTTCGAGCAGGCCGTGGTGCCCGCCGGGCAGTTGCGGGAGGCCCGGCTCGTCGACGGGCTCACCGTCTGGCCGGTCGGCGACCTGAACGATCTGGTGGAGGTGCTGTCGGGGCGCCCCGTCCTCACCGGACCGGTCGAGCGCGGCGAGCAGGAGCCCGGGCCCTCGTCGGCCGGTGATCTCAACGAGGTCATCGGGCAGCAGGAGGCCCGCTTCGCCCTCGAGGTCGCGGCGGCGGGCCGTCACCACATCCTGTTCCGCGGGGCCCCGGGCTGCGGCAAGTCGATGCTGGCGGCCCGGCTGCCCACCATTCTCCCGCCCCTGGACCGCGGCGAGGCCCTCGAGGTCACCGCCGTCCACTCCCTGGCCGGGACCAACCCCGGCGGGAGCCTGATCACCCTCCCGCCGCTGTCGGAACCCCATCACAGCGTCTCGATGGCCGCAATGGTCGGCGGTGGCGCCCGGGTCGCGCGCCCCGGCGCGATCACCCTCGCCCACCGCGGGGTTCTCTTCCTCGACGAGGCTCCCGAGTTCCCGCCGCGGATCCTCGACGCCCTGCGCGGCCCGCTGGAGACGGGCTGGGTGACGATCGGCCGATCCCTGGCCCAGACCAGGTACCCTGCCCGGTTCCAGCTCGTGATGGCACTCAACCCCTGCCCCTGCGGCGGTGCCGACGACCCGTCGGGGCGCTGCCGATGCAGTCCCCAGCAGGTGCTGAGATATGCCGCGCGTCTCTCGGGACCGGTGCTCGACAGGGTCGATCTCCACCAGAGGATGCGCCCCCTGACCAGCGCGCACCTGCTCGGAGCCGACGTCATGCCGATTCCCGAGTCCAGTGCCGTGGTGGCGGCCCGGGTCGTCGAGGCCCGGGACCGGGCGGCGCGCCGTCTGGAGGGCACTCCGTGGCGGGTGAACGCCGAGGTGAGCGGGGCCTACCTGCGGCGCGGCCTGCCGATGTGCGCGGACGCGGGGCTCATCGAGGACGCGCTGTCCCACGGCAGGCTGAGCGCCCGCGGCGTCGACAAGGTGCTGCGAATCGCATGGACCCTGGCCGATCTGGCCGGGACCGATCGGATCGCCTCGGCGCAGCTGCGGCTCGCGATGGCACTGAGAAGAGGAGAGGTCTCATGA
- the dprA gene encoding DNA-processing protein DprA, with protein MNPTPWDEERINRAALAAVHDPGSLDLDRPPEPGAAARRWEEVRSADTALGRRARALDPERLVEGWVRLGVRFIMPGDVEWPSSLSELTRCDRLDHQGLGGVPLGLWARGPLDLAESCDTAVAVVGARAATAYGQDVAVELAHDLARPGGRRGSQQTWTILSGGAYGIDIAAHRGALTAGGRTICVQAGGLDELYPRGNGAVLERIVDEGLVISEAAPGSHPTRPGFLARNRIIAALAGGTVIVEAAARSGALSTANWASDMYRQVLAVPGPVTSSRSVGPHSLIRDHRADLVRDADDVREALGPMQPELPREPVPEHRTDALNPEVLRVHEALPSRGAMGVEELSRAALVSLTDCLLALQELEDRGMARYGADGRWSVRLHG; from the coding sequence ATGAACCCCACACCCTGGGACGAGGAGCGGATCAACCGGGCGGCGCTGGCTGCCGTCCACGACCCGGGAAGCCTCGATCTCGACCGGCCCCCGGAGCCCGGCGCGGCGGCGCGGCGATGGGAGGAGGTGAGAAGTGCGGACACCGCCCTGGGCCGACGAGCCCGGGCACTGGACCCGGAGCGCCTGGTGGAGGGGTGGGTGCGGCTGGGCGTCCGGTTCATCATGCCGGGAGACGTCGAGTGGCCCTCGAGTCTGTCCGAGCTCACACGATGCGACCGCCTCGACCACCAGGGACTGGGCGGGGTGCCGCTCGGACTGTGGGCCAGGGGACCGCTCGATCTCGCCGAGTCCTGCGACACCGCCGTGGCAGTGGTCGGCGCACGCGCTGCGACCGCCTACGGACAGGACGTCGCCGTCGAGCTGGCCCACGACCTGGCCCGTCCGGGCGGGCGCAGGGGCTCCCAGCAGACCTGGACCATCCTCTCCGGAGGGGCCTACGGCATCGACATCGCCGCCCACCGTGGTGCGCTGACGGCCGGCGGCCGGACGATCTGCGTACAGGCGGGCGGGCTGGACGAACTCTATCCCCGTGGCAACGGGGCGGTGCTGGAACGGATCGTTGATGAGGGGCTGGTGATCTCGGAGGCCGCTCCCGGGAGCCACCCGACGCGGCCCGGTTTCCTGGCCCGCAACCGGATCATCGCCGCTCTGGCAGGGGGAACGGTGATCGTCGAGGCCGCCGCCAGGTCGGGGGCGCTCAGCACCGCGAACTGGGCCTCGGACATGTACCGGCAGGTCCTGGCCGTACCCGGCCCCGTGACGTCCAGCCGTTCGGTCGGTCCCCACAGCCTCATCCGGGACCACCGGGCCGATCTGGTCCGTGACGCCGACGACGTACGGGAGGCGCTCGGGCCGATGCAGCCGGAGCTCCCTCGCGAACCCGTGCCCGAGCACCGGACCGATGCTCTGAATCCCGAGGTCTTGAGGGTCCACGAGGCACTGCCGTCCCGCGGGGCCATGGGGGTCGAGGAGCTGTCCCGGGCGGCACTGGTGAGTCTGACCGACTGCCTCCTGGCCCTCCAGGAGCTGGAGGATCGGGGGATGGCCAGGTACGGGGCCGACGGCCGGTGGTCGGTGAGGCTGCACGGTTGA
- a CDS encoding FGGY-family carbohydrate kinase, with product MATNSVARRTGNVSVGTSAFAMVVLERPLGRVHEEIDVVTTPSGDAVAMVHCNNGASELSQWAGLFGRFAQVIGADVGQDGVFAALLNEALEGDADGGGLLSFNNLSGEPVADLPDGRPLVVRAPDSSFTLANFMRTQVYAVFSTLSLGMRILDAEDVQVDRLLAHGGLFRTAGPAQRILAAALGAPVAVGETAGEGGPWGMALLASYLGEAGTMSLAHFLDEKVFATASTSVMEPARADVIGFSVYLDRYRKALELQRVAPEAVPAVNR from the coding sequence GTGGCCACGAACTCGGTCGCCCGCCGCACCGGCAATGTCTCTGTCGGGACGAGCGCCTTCGCGATGGTGGTCCTCGAGCGGCCCCTGGGTCGGGTTCACGAGGAGATCGACGTCGTCACCACACCGTCCGGTGACGCCGTGGCCATGGTCCACTGCAACAACGGCGCCAGCGAACTGTCGCAGTGGGCAGGGCTGTTCGGTCGCTTCGCCCAAGTCATCGGCGCCGACGTCGGCCAGGACGGCGTCTTCGCCGCCCTGCTCAACGAGGCTCTGGAAGGAGACGCGGACGGAGGCGGCCTGCTCTCCTTCAACAACCTCTCCGGTGAGCCGGTGGCCGACCTGCCCGACGGGCGCCCCCTCGTCGTGCGGGCGCCCGACAGCTCCTTCACCCTGGCCAACTTCATGCGTACCCAGGTCTATGCGGTGTTCTCCACCCTGAGTCTCGGCATGCGCATCCTGGATGCTGAGGACGTGCAGGTCGACCGGTTGCTGGCCCACGGCGGGCTGTTCCGCACCGCGGGCCCGGCTCAGCGGATCCTGGCCGCGGCGCTGGGCGCACCGGTGGCCGTCGGCGAGACCGCCGGGGAGGGCGGGCCCTGGGGCATGGCGCTTCTGGCGTCCTACCTCGGCGAGGCCGGGACCATGAGCCTGGCCCACTTCCTCGATGAGAAGGTCTTCGCCACGGCGAGCACCAGCGTGATGGAGCCGGCCCGGGCCGACGTCATCGGCTTCTCGGTCTACCTCGACCGGTACCGCAAGGCCCTGGAGCTTCAGCGGGTGGCACCGGAGGCGGTGCCCGCGGTCAACCGCTGA
- a CDS encoding alpha-N-arabinofuranosidase encodes MSRATITADRDFTVGPVPHRLFGSFVEHMGRCVYSGIYEPGHPQAEEHGFRRDVLSLVRELGVSVVRYPGGNFVSGYRWEDGVGPVSQRPRRIDGAWHSIETNAFGLHEFADWARQADVEIMEAVNLGTRGVDAARSLVEYANHPGGTCLSDLRRRNGSPDPFGIKLWCLGNEMDGPWQIGHKSADEYGRLATEAGKAMKLVDPSIELVACGSSNSGMPTFGTWEQTVLRHAYDVVDNISLHAYYEEQDGDVASFLATALDMDHFIESVVATADAVRAAGKHDKRINLSFDEWNVWYTRRPGEDQPDAISERGGWHEHPRIIEDAYSVTDAVVVGTLLNSLLRHGDRVRIANLAQLVNVIAPILTEEGGPAWRQSIFWPFSQMANRAKGQVLRLAVDGDRYRTEKFGDADLVDASATWDDENGCVSMFLANRGLEESAEVSVALRGLDTARIARAEVLTVPAGADRFATNDAGRPDRVRPAALDGVVLDGATTRLTLPPLSWAVVELDVTRS; translated from the coding sequence ATGTCCAGGGCCACGATCACCGCCGACCGCGACTTCACGGTGGGGCCGGTGCCCCACCGCCTGTTCGGATCCTTCGTCGAGCACATGGGCCGGTGCGTCTACTCCGGCATCTACGAGCCAGGCCACCCGCAGGCCGAAGAGCACGGCTTCCGCCGCGACGTGCTGTCCCTGGTCAGGGAGCTCGGCGTCTCGGTTGTCCGCTACCCCGGCGGCAACTTCGTGTCGGGGTACCGCTGGGAGGACGGCGTCGGGCCCGTCTCGCAGCGCCCCCGTCGTATCGACGGAGCCTGGCACAGTATCGAGACCAACGCCTTCGGCCTGCACGAGTTCGCCGACTGGGCCCGGCAGGCCGACGTCGAGATCATGGAGGCTGTGAACCTCGGTACCCGCGGGGTCGACGCCGCCCGGTCCCTCGTCGAGTATGCGAACCACCCGGGAGGTACCTGTCTCTCGGACCTCCGGCGCCGCAACGGCTCCCCGGACCCCTTCGGCATCAAGCTGTGGTGCCTGGGCAACGAGATGGACGGCCCCTGGCAGATCGGCCACAAGAGCGCTGACGAGTACGGCCGACTCGCCACCGAGGCCGGCAAGGCCATGAAGCTCGTCGACCCGTCCATCGAACTCGTCGCATGCGGATCCTCCAACTCCGGCATGCCCACCTTCGGGACGTGGGAGCAGACCGTGCTCCGCCATGCCTACGACGTCGTCGACAACATCTCTCTGCACGCCTACTACGAGGAGCAGGACGGCGATGTCGCCAGCTTCCTCGCGACTGCCCTCGACATGGATCACTTCATCGAGTCGGTCGTCGCGACGGCGGATGCGGTGCGCGCGGCCGGCAAGCACGACAAGCGGATCAATCTGTCCTTCGACGAGTGGAACGTCTGGTACACGAGAAGGCCGGGCGAGGACCAGCCGGACGCCATCTCCGAGCGCGGCGGGTGGCATGAGCACCCCCGGATCATCGAGGACGCCTACTCCGTCACCGATGCCGTGGTGGTCGGGACACTTCTCAACTCCCTGCTGCGCCACGGGGACCGGGTCCGGATCGCCAACCTGGCCCAGCTGGTCAACGTCATCGCGCCGATCCTCACCGAGGAGGGCGGGCCCGCCTGGCGCCAGTCGATCTTCTGGCCGTTCTCACAGATGGCGAATCGTGCGAAGGGACAGGTCCTCCGACTGGCCGTGGACGGCGACCGCTACCGCACCGAGAAGTTCGGCGACGCGGATCTCGTCGATGCCAGTGCCACCTGGGACGATGAGAACGGATGCGTCTCCATGTTCCTTGCCAATCGCGGCCTCGAGGAGAGCGCCGAGGTCTCCGTGGCCCTCCGCGGCCTGGACACGGCGCGCATCGCACGTGCAGAGGTGCTGACCGTGCCGGCGGGCGCGGACCGATTCGCCACCAATGATGCCGGCCGGCCCGATCGGGTCCGCCCGGCGGCCCTTGACGGCGTCGTCCTCGACGGGGCCACCACCCGGTTGACCCTGCCGCCCTTGTCATGGGCCGTCGTGGAACTCGATGTGACCCGCTCCTGA
- a CDS encoding extracellular solute-binding protein, with translation MHYTGRAMTRRGFLGGGMAVAATALAGCSSPVAAGLFGSELDPSTLVYWNLFGGGDGTRMQAMEAGYRKAHGPGSLQATTFTWGNPYYTKVTLATVGNKPPDVAVSHLTRAKPLRAGGIIEDITDADLASVGLSASDFATKPWKAQITGGHTIAIPLDTHPFVMFFNSEVCGKAGLLDADGNLKEIRGLTDFEAALRAISKVTGGTAITVANAGGEVATPWRLFWTLYNQRKGATPFISGGGTELTVNEDLFIDTVARMQNWVRQGWLNKGLDYSTAQNYMFTGKAGMYLQGEWEITTAQSINGLKFGMARIPTVYDRPAAQADSHCFIIPRKKRTDEQRHRVMLFIKKMLEQSMTWAEGGHIPAYQPIATSKAYRSLRPQANYSSAADAAVYDDPTWYGGSGSTFENIVGAQLGLAQQLSATPQAAMNVIKQQLRVYLDTESPL, from the coding sequence ATGCACTACACAGGCCGAGCCATGACTCGGCGTGGGTTCCTCGGGGGAGGGATGGCGGTCGCGGCAACGGCTCTCGCGGGCTGCTCCAGCCCGGTGGCCGCCGGCCTCTTCGGCTCCGAACTCGATCCGTCAACACTGGTCTACTGGAACCTGTTCGGGGGCGGTGACGGTACGCGGATGCAGGCCATGGAGGCCGGCTACCGGAAGGCGCACGGTCCGGGCTCCCTCCAGGCGACGACCTTCACATGGGGAAATCCCTACTACACCAAGGTGACGCTGGCCACGGTCGGGAACAAACCGCCAGATGTCGCGGTGTCCCATCTCACGCGGGCGAAGCCGCTGAGGGCCGGTGGCATCATCGAGGACATCACCGACGCCGATCTCGCCTCCGTGGGGCTCTCGGCCTCCGACTTCGCGACGAAGCCGTGGAAGGCCCAGATCACCGGTGGGCACACCATCGCGATCCCGCTGGACACGCACCCGTTCGTGATGTTCTTCAACTCCGAGGTCTGCGGAAAGGCCGGGCTCCTGGACGCCGACGGGAACCTCAAGGAGATCAGGGGACTCACGGACTTCGAGGCCGCGCTCCGAGCCATCAGCAAGGTCACCGGGGGAACGGCGATCACCGTGGCCAACGCCGGAGGGGAGGTGGCGACCCCGTGGCGGCTGTTCTGGACGCTCTACAACCAGCGTAAGGGAGCCACTCCGTTCATATCCGGCGGGGGCACCGAACTGACAGTCAATGAGGACCTCTTCATCGACACGGTCGCCCGAATGCAGAACTGGGTGAGGCAAGGCTGGCTGAACAAGGGCCTGGACTACTCCACGGCGCAGAACTACATGTTCACCGGAAAAGCCGGCATGTACCTTCAGGGGGAGTGGGAGATCACCACCGCCCAGTCCATCAACGGCCTGAAGTTCGGCATGGCGAGAATCCCGACCGTCTATGACAGGCCGGCCGCTCAGGCCGACTCGCACTGCTTCATCATCCCGCGCAAGAAGCGGACCGACGAGCAGCGCCATCGGGTGATGCTCTTCATCAAGAAGATGCTGGAGCAGAGCATGACCTGGGCCGAAGGCGGACACATCCCCGCGTACCAGCCGATTGCAACCAGCAAGGCGTACAGGAGCCTGCGTCCGCAGGCGAACTACTCTTCGGCGGCCGATGCCGCGGTCTACGACGATCCCACCTGGTACGGCGGGTCGGGTTCGACCTTCGAGAACATCGTCGGCGCGCAGCTCGGCCTGGCCCAGCAGCTGTCGGCGACCCCCCAGGCGGCCATGAACGTCATCAAGCAGCAGCTCCGGGTCTACCTCGACACCGAGAGCCCTCTCTGA
- a CDS encoding carbohydrate ABC transporter permease has product MVRNSVAPVERNDGKTAWLFVLPFGIFYLAFLLGPTIYMFIMSFFNTSAVRSGLGTFVGLKNYAEMFTRTDFREALWHTVLFTIYTTPPLVILAFLFAVLSNRTRHGQWFYRLAFFMPYILPSATISLIWVFIFTPATGLWASVQQLFGLTPGTGILSGERTAMIGVAIATVWWTLGFNFVLYLAGLQEIPRELYEAAAVDGAGEWAQIRRITIPMLGRTTGLVLLLQIIASLKIFDQVYLMTNGGPGTSTQVALQVVTGVAFTDNRTGAASAASVLVFILIMIVALVRQLAGRFSARKEA; this is encoded by the coding sequence ATGGTGAGAAATTCCGTCGCTCCCGTTGAAAGGAATGACGGAAAGACCGCATGGCTGTTCGTGCTTCCGTTCGGGATCTTCTACCTGGCATTCCTCCTCGGTCCGACGATCTACATGTTCATCATGAGTTTTTTCAACACATCCGCGGTCAGATCCGGGCTAGGCACGTTCGTCGGTCTCAAGAACTACGCCGAGATGTTCACCAGAACCGATTTCCGGGAAGCCCTGTGGCATACCGTGCTCTTCACGATATACACGACGCCTCCGCTGGTGATCCTGGCCTTCCTCTTCGCCGTCCTGTCCAATCGGACCAGGCACGGTCAGTGGTTCTACCGCCTGGCGTTCTTCATGCCGTACATCCTGCCGTCGGCGACCATCTCTCTCATCTGGGTGTTCATCTTCACCCCTGCCACCGGGCTGTGGGCCTCGGTGCAGCAGCTGTTCGGGCTCACCCCCGGTACCGGGATCCTGTCGGGGGAGCGCACGGCGATGATCGGCGTGGCGATCGCCACCGTCTGGTGGACCCTCGGCTTCAACTTCGTGCTGTATCTGGCCGGGCTGCAGGAGATACCGCGTGAACTCTACGAGGCCGCGGCGGTCGACGGGGCCGGGGAGTGGGCTCAGATCCGCCGGATCACCATTCCGATGCTCGGGCGGACCACCGGGCTCGTGCTGCTCCTCCAGATCATCGCCAGCCTGAAGATCTTCGATCAGGTCTACCTCATGACGAACGGGGGACCGGGTACATCGACCCAGGTGGCACTCCAGGTCGTCACGGGTGTGGCGTTCACCGACAATCGGACGGGCGCCGCGTCGGCGGCCAGCGTCCTGGTCTTCATCCTGATCATGATCGTCGCACTGGTGCGGCAGTTGGCAGGCCGGTTCTCGGCCAGGAAAGAGGCATGA